A genomic window from Brevibacillus agri includes:
- a CDS encoding IS5 family transposase (programmed frameshift), protein MIQRRYEINDEQWEQIQDMFPPYRTGRPSKLSNRTMFNAILWIARSGAAWRDLPEERYGSWKTVYSRFCKWRDTGLLVAIFQALHVEPDFENLSIDSTSVKAHQHSAGAKKNAEGHEVNQHIGVSRGGKTTKLHTVVDGLGNPLAFLLTGGHVYDSVPAINLLQGFDLTGSHIVGDKAYGSEGIRHWITAKQAAYTIPPKANNKNPWKVDWYRYKERHLVECFFNKIKHFRRIATRYDKLAKSFLAFVYVASIFKLTQ, encoded by the exons ATGATTCAAAGACGGTACGAAATAAACGATGAACAGTGGGAACAAATTCAGGACATGTTCCCCCCCTATCGAACAGGACGTCCGTCCAAATTAAGTAATCGTACCATGTTTAATGCCATTCTTTGGATTGCCCGAAGTGGTGCGGCTTGGCGAGATTTGCCGGAAGAACGTTATGGTTCATGGAAAACGGTCTACAGTCGCTTCTGCAAGTGGAGAGATACCGGATTACTTGTCGCCATCTTCCAAGCTCTTCACGTAGAACCTGACTTTGAAAACTTGAGCATCGATTCTACATCGGTCAAAGCTCATCAACACAGTGCGGGTGCTA AAAAAAACGCAGAAGGACACGAAGTAAATCAGCACATAGGCGTCAGCCGTGGCGGAAAGACAACCAAACTTCATACCGTCGTCGATGGATTAGGGAATCCCCTCGCTTTTCTTCTCACGGGGGGGCACGTCTATGATTCCGTTCCAGCGATCAATTTGCTTCAAGGGTTTGATCTTACGGGAAGCCATATTGTTGGTGACAAAGCCTACGGCTCAGAAGGCATTCGGCATTGGATTACGGCTAAGCAGGCAGCGTACACCATCCCGCCTAAAGCGAATAATAAAAATCCTTGGAAAGTGGATTGGTACCGCTATAAAGAACGGCACTTGGTGGAGTGCTTCTTCAATAAAATCAAACATTTTCGACGAATCGCTACTCGTTACGACAAGCTGGCCAAATCATTCCTAGCGTTTGTATATGTCGCGTCCATCTTTAAACTAACTCAATAA
- a CDS encoding TadE/TadG family type IV pilus assembly protein: protein MRLFNRTPRQWVMPGARQGRADARDAGKLARALSDEKGSVTIEFLGILPLLFLIMLVCWQFLIGVYGVIAAQSAANEAAKVFAITGSESSALAAAEKVLAGAGGGIGFNKGESYIESTSDGYFKVMIGANLEIAFLPDILTRNMDEADKTISFQREITSRVVH, encoded by the coding sequence ATGCGTCTGTTTAACCGTACGCCCAGGCAGTGGGTGATGCCGGGCGCAAGACAGGGGCGCGCCGACGCGAGGGACGCAGGGAAGCTGGCGCGTGCGCTGTCTGATGAAAAAGGCTCGGTCACGATTGAGTTTCTCGGGATTTTGCCGCTGCTTTTTCTCATCATGCTCGTATGCTGGCAATTTTTGATCGGCGTGTACGGGGTAATCGCTGCACAATCGGCTGCCAATGAGGCGGCAAAAGTATTCGCCATTACGGGGAGCGAGTCCAGTGCGCTCGCTGCGGCGGAAAAAGTGCTCGCCGGAGCGGGCGGCGGTATCGGCTTCAATAAAGGGGAGTCGTACATCGAGTCGACAAGTGACGGGTATTTCAAGGTCATGATCGGCGCGAACCTGGAAATCGCCTTTTTGCCGGATATTTTGACGCGGAACATGGATGAAGCAGACAAGACGATTTCGTTTCAGCGCGAGATTACGAGCAGGGTGGTTCACTAG
- a CDS encoding CpaF family protein codes for MALFKRKQEQKTAEDESPRATLAATLAAPAFNPYIDELAEHYKTRLLRETNLERLTSLGSQEMRVAIERLVSQYMSEEKVVIPRSEKELLLTRLINESVGLGPLEPLLADPEITEISINGHNLVYIEKRGRLELTDLKFRDEEHLRHIVDRIVAPLGRRIDESSPMVDARLKDGSRVNAVIPPISLNGTLVSIRKFRKEPYLMEDLQQFGSFDEAMSRYIQAVVEAKMNVLISGGTGSGKTTLLNAAARAIPHYERIITIEDSAELKLTHPNCVGLEARPPNMEGKGEITIRQLVRNSLRMRPDRIIVGEVRGAEAFDMLQAMNTGHEGSLTTVHANSPLDAFNRLEGMVVMAGMDLPSAIVREYIVSALDIIVQVMRLSDGTRKIVSISEVAKSEDKRVEVQEIFRFHRTGIGSNGEVLGYFTPTGIIPRSLERLKVFGIDLDESMFTAKGGSRREPSYSV; via the coding sequence ATGGCTTTATTCAAGCGCAAGCAAGAGCAGAAGACAGCAGAAGACGAGTCGCCACGAGCGACGCTGGCAGCGACACTTGCGGCTCCCGCCTTCAACCCGTACATTGACGAGCTGGCAGAGCATTACAAGACGCGGCTTTTGCGGGAAACCAATCTGGAGAGGCTGACCAGCCTTGGCTCGCAGGAAATGCGGGTGGCGATTGAGCGGCTCGTGTCGCAGTACATGTCGGAAGAAAAAGTAGTGATCCCGCGCAGCGAAAAAGAATTGCTGCTGACTCGCCTGATTAACGAATCGGTGGGGCTGGGGCCGCTGGAGCCGCTGCTTGCGGACCCGGAGATTACGGAAATTTCGATCAACGGGCACAACCTCGTCTACATCGAAAAGCGCGGGCGGCTGGAGCTGACCGATCTGAAATTTCGCGACGAGGAGCATTTGCGGCACATCGTCGACCGGATCGTGGCGCCGCTCGGCAGGCGGATTGATGAGAGCTCGCCGATGGTCGACGCCCGCCTGAAGGACGGGAGCCGGGTGAATGCGGTCATCCCGCCGATCAGTTTGAACGGAACATTGGTGTCGATCCGCAAATTCCGCAAAGAGCCGTATTTAATGGAGGATTTGCAACAATTCGGCTCGTTTGACGAGGCGATGTCGCGCTACATCCAGGCAGTCGTGGAAGCGAAAATGAACGTCCTGATCTCCGGCGGGACCGGGAGCGGGAAAACGACGCTGCTCAACGCGGCCGCGCGAGCGATTCCCCACTACGAACGGATCATCACGATTGAGGACTCGGCGGAGTTGAAGCTGACCCATCCGAACTGCGTCGGGCTTGAGGCGCGCCCGCCGAACATGGAGGGAAAAGGCGAAATTACGATTCGCCAGCTTGTGCGCAACTCGCTGCGGATGCGGCCTGACCGGATCATCGTCGGGGAGGTGCGTGGCGCGGAGGCATTCGACATGCTGCAAGCGATGAACACGGGCCACGAAGGCTCGCTCACCACCGTTCACGCCAACTCGCCACTGGACGCTTTCAACCGGCTGGAAGGGATGGTCGTCATGGCGGGGATGGATTTGCCCTCTGCCATCGTCCGCGAGTACATCGTCAGTGCGCTCGACATCATCGTGCAGGTCATGCGGCTGTCGGACGGGACGCGCAAAATCGTCTCGATCTCCGAGGTGGCGAAGTCGGAGGACAAACGGGTAGAGGTGCAGGAAATTTTCCGCTTTCACCGGACCGGAATCGGCAGCAATGGCGAAGTACTCGGATATTTTACGCCGACCGGAATCATCCCGCGCAGCCTGGAGCGGCTCAAAGTATTCGGAATTGATCTGGACGAATCAATGTTTACGGCGAAGGGAGGGAGCAGACGTGAGCCTAGCTATTCTGTTTAG
- a CDS encoding VWA domain-containing protein codes for MKAIKVLIAALGLMVVLHGCSSDEPPSTQEPTAPAEAPNEQVEQPANQEQKPSREEQIAALKALLPDGATKIPETAAEIASFPIGRYAGTNYSEHEQELQTFLNDLPAIENPDQEVIDLYYLALLGLFAEDYPDPERLIEDIKMASFGSPDIDDPRFQFKEQYNVEIILDASGSMAGQMDGKTKMDAAKEAIKAFAEALPKEANVALRVYGNKGSGKESDKALSCSSSELVYELQKYDAGKLAASLNQFQPTGWTPIAYSLQEAEKDLSQLAGDKNTNLIFLVSDGIETCGGDPVAAAKQLADSNITPILNVIGFDVDGEGQKQLKAVAEAARGRYVSIRDKKGLQDEFFKAKEIALEWHNWKSKESSKAHSRKVKQLLNNTQYKLKWNFLADDEKRNIDWMIRQIKRDKRFPQQLAEELGRLQDEHKRNVDKRADELEDLLDSLAKKSYKETIEAISEQYGTKAGGN; via the coding sequence ATGAAAGCTATCAAGGTACTGATTGCAGCCCTTGGGCTGATGGTCGTCTTGCATGGTTGCTCCAGCGACGAGCCGCCGAGCACGCAGGAGCCGACTGCGCCAGCGGAAGCGCCCAACGAGCAGGTCGAACAGCCGGCCAATCAGGAGCAGAAGCCGTCGCGGGAGGAGCAGATCGCTGCCCTGAAGGCGCTGCTTCCTGACGGGGCCACGAAAATTCCGGAGACGGCCGCCGAGATTGCCAGCTTTCCCATCGGGCGCTATGCCGGAACGAACTATTCCGAGCATGAACAAGAGCTTCAGACGTTTCTGAACGATTTGCCCGCGATTGAAAACCCCGATCAGGAAGTAATCGACCTGTACTACTTGGCGCTGCTCGGGCTGTTCGCCGAGGATTATCCTGACCCGGAACGGCTGATAGAAGACATCAAGATGGCTTCGTTTGGAAGTCCCGACATCGACGATCCGCGCTTTCAGTTCAAGGAGCAGTACAACGTGGAGATCATTCTCGACGCGAGCGGCAGCATGGCTGGGCAAATGGACGGCAAAACGAAAATGGATGCGGCCAAGGAAGCGATCAAAGCGTTTGCAGAGGCGTTGCCCAAAGAGGCGAATGTCGCCCTCCGCGTTTACGGGAACAAAGGGAGCGGTAAAGAGTCCGACAAGGCGCTTTCCTGCAGCAGCAGCGAGCTGGTGTACGAGTTGCAAAAATACGACGCCGGAAAGCTTGCCGCAAGTCTGAACCAATTTCAGCCGACAGGCTGGACTCCGATAGCCTATTCCTTGCAGGAGGCAGAAAAAGACTTGAGCCAGCTTGCTGGGGACAAGAACACAAACCTGATTTTTCTCGTCAGCGACGGAATCGAGACGTGCGGTGGCGATCCGGTGGCAGCAGCCAAACAGTTGGCTGACTCCAACATTACACCTATCTTGAATGTCATCGGTTTTGACGTGGATGGAGAGGGGCAAAAGCAGCTTAAGGCAGTCGCAGAAGCAGCGCGCGGCCGCTATGTGTCTATTCGCGACAAAAAAGGGCTGCAAGATGAATTTTTCAAAGCAAAAGAAATTGCTCTCGAATGGCACAATTGGAAGAGCAAAGAGTCCAGTAAAGCGCACTCCCGGAAAGTCAAGCAGCTCCTAAACAATACGCAATACAAGCTGAAGTGGAATTTTTTGGCCGACGATGAAAAGCGAAACATCGACTGGATGATTCGTCAGATCAAAAGGGATAAACGTTTCCCGCAGCAGCTTGCCGAAGAGTTGGGCCGCCTGCAGGATGAGCATAAACGAAACGTGGATAAGCGGGCGGACGAACTGGAAGATTTGCTCGATTCCCTGGCCAAAAAATCTTACAAGGAAACCATTGAAGCCATTTCTGAGCAGTACGGCACCAAGGCAGGCGGTAACTAG
- a CDS encoding AAA family ATPase — protein sequence MSKEVKILVVADQDSVKEMLTEFLAGYEPVRYTTSSEVKKEIDRIGPDVVLLVQPEEGAGVELVQYIQSELPEGIVIFLTEKQDFVLLRDVVRAGAVEYIVMPDELNLLTDRLEKISELSQIQQRKKGADASGKAFVRGRGKVYSFYSGKGGSGCTQLATGFAQSLKLESTASVLLIDLNLQYGGVETFLSFDSNRTLGDLIPVMNEMNEFHIRNVAQREAHSKLEVLVSPRDAEIAENMSEAFVTRLIRASRRSYDFVIIDLPSHMNELVYAALSEADMIYYVMNLDTPSVQIYRLVEDLFRRLRIDTEGRLEVVVNQVGRDNELVVSDLKGLFNAPITAEIRRDHAGVQAAVNQGRPLQKEANEKKLTPAAKDIRKWVQSKLS from the coding sequence ATGAGCAAAGAAGTGAAAATTCTTGTCGTCGCAGATCAGGATTCGGTCAAGGAGATGCTCACGGAGTTTCTGGCCGGGTATGAGCCGGTACGCTATACGACGTCCAGCGAAGTGAAAAAAGAAATCGACCGGATCGGACCCGATGTCGTGTTGCTCGTCCAGCCCGAGGAGGGGGCCGGAGTCGAGCTGGTGCAGTACATACAGAGCGAGCTGCCAGAGGGAATTGTCATTTTTCTGACGGAAAAGCAAGATTTTGTCCTGCTGCGGGATGTCGTCCGCGCCGGAGCAGTCGAGTACATCGTCATGCCCGACGAGTTGAACCTGCTGACCGACCGCCTCGAAAAAATATCCGAGCTGTCCCAAATCCAGCAGCGCAAAAAAGGCGCGGATGCTTCCGGCAAAGCGTTTGTGCGCGGGCGGGGCAAGGTGTATTCGTTTTACAGCGGCAAAGGAGGAAGCGGCTGCACACAGCTTGCCACCGGATTTGCCCAGTCGCTGAAGCTGGAATCGACGGCCAGCGTGCTGTTGATCGACCTCAACCTGCAGTACGGGGGCGTCGAGACGTTCCTGTCGTTTGACAGCAACCGCACGCTGGGGGACCTGATTCCGGTCATGAACGAGATGAACGAGTTTCACATCCGCAACGTAGCGCAGCGCGAGGCTCACTCCAAGCTGGAAGTGCTGGTCAGCCCGCGTGACGCCGAGATCGCGGAAAACATGTCCGAGGCGTTCGTCACGCGCCTGATCCGGGCGAGCCGCCGCAGCTATGACTTTGTCATCATCGACTTGCCCAGCCATATGAACGAGCTGGTGTATGCCGCCTTGTCGGAGGCCGACATGATTTACTACGTGATGAACCTGGATACGCCGTCTGTGCAAATTTATCGGCTCGTGGAAGACTTGTTCAGACGGCTGCGCATTGATACCGAGGGCAGGCTGGAAGTCGTCGTCAACCAGGTGGGCCGGGATAACGAGTTGGTCGTATCCGATCTGAAAGGGCTGTTCAACGCTCCGATTACTGCGGAAATCAGGAGAGATCACGCGGGAGTGCAGGCGGCCGTCAATCAGGGCAGGCCGTTGCAAAAAGAAGCGAACGAGAAAAAACTGACTCCTGCGGCAAAAGACATCCGAAAATGGGTCCAAAGCAAACTGTCTTGA
- a CDS encoding prepilin peptidase, giving the protein MPTLYVIVPILFVMAVAVYTDLRYRLIYDWLTLPGIAYFLIAHAVLRPEDWVAHVLGVVVLVGLSLGMAVISNGQVGGGDIKLLAVVGAALGWQAGLFAMGLTYLLAGIIMLPVWLVSRLSRRVTFDREIPLAPFIAGGTGLLLVMVIYY; this is encoded by the coding sequence GTGCCGACTTTGTATGTCATCGTTCCCATTCTTTTCGTAATGGCGGTGGCTGTGTACACAGACCTACGCTACCGACTGATTTACGACTGGCTGACACTGCCTGGGATCGCCTATTTTCTCATCGCGCATGCAGTGCTTCGGCCGGAAGACTGGGTGGCGCACGTCCTGGGAGTCGTCGTGCTTGTCGGACTGTCGCTCGGGATGGCCGTCATTAGCAATGGGCAGGTGGGGGGTGGCGACATCAAGCTGCTCGCAGTGGTAGGAGCAGCGCTGGGCTGGCAGGCGGGATTGTTTGCAATGGGGCTTACCTACCTGCTTGCCGGAATCATCATGCTTCCTGTGTGGCTTGTCTCCAGGCTGTCGCGAAGGGTGACTTTTGATCGGGAAATCCCGCTGGCTCCATTCATTGCGGGGGGAACCGGGCTGTTGCTGGTAATGGTTATCTATTACTAG
- a CDS encoding TadE/TadG family type IV pilus assembly protein, producing MRDWLAFLRNERGNVTIFTLTIFMLIMLVLFMALFNLSTVFVVKEQASDSAQQAALAAVKPIYDEMEKALARYDQSPMRLKDEAYIKPFVDQAEASIRASHPDWARSEVRYEAIDQVLSSWLPANVELLFYVQTGLAQAAPKLRDVVVTILEANHATVPGSQIVVTADERIQVQTSVRFRSTTFDFSFMPDPKHEEEVYQTGSSRQIGFLHAAGGLFLSSITL from the coding sequence ATGAGAGACTGGCTTGCGTTTTTGCGGAATGAACGAGGGAATGTCACGATTTTTACGCTTACGATCTTCATGCTCATCATGCTCGTCCTGTTCATGGCGCTGTTTAACCTCTCGACTGTTTTCGTCGTCAAGGAGCAGGCGTCAGACAGTGCGCAGCAAGCGGCGTTGGCGGCGGTCAAGCCGATCTACGACGAGATGGAAAAGGCGCTTGCTCGCTACGATCAATCTCCTATGCGCTTGAAGGACGAGGCTTACATCAAGCCGTTCGTGGATCAGGCGGAGGCTTCCATCCGCGCGAGCCATCCGGACTGGGCCAGGAGCGAGGTGCGGTACGAAGCGATTGACCAGGTGCTCTCAAGCTGGCTGCCGGCAAACGTGGAGCTGCTGTTCTACGTGCAGACAGGTTTGGCACAAGCGGCTCCGAAGCTGCGGGATGTCGTCGTCACGATACTGGAGGCCAATCACGCCACAGTGCCCGGCTCGCAAATTGTCGTCACCGCGGATGAGCGCATCCAGGTGCAGACCTCTGTCCGCTTCCGCTCCACTACATTTGACTTTTCCTTCATGCCTGACCCAAAGCACGAGGAGGAAGTGTACCAGACGGGATCGAGCAGACAGATTGGCTTTCTCCATGCGGCAGGGGGCCTTTTTCTCAGTTCCATCACGCTGTAA
- a CDS encoding flp pilus assembly protein CpaB yields MLESKRRAIIFLVLSFLLAALAGFLFLKKIKDMNAQLGEMVEIYEANVDIPSRALIQPDQLTTRQIPKKYADDSYVVDKLSLKNQVTVVPLSKGDVITKNILKPANMVRDQNNRLITVYASGNIMFDQELEALDRVDIIISTTKGGQPVTEVFMKDVPVAMVAKSDNKFKGVALELPFEDVPKFIHQQHYAELMRILGRV; encoded by the coding sequence ATGTTGGAATCGAAACGACGGGCAATCATTTTTCTGGTGTTATCCTTTTTGCTTGCGGCGCTGGCGGGTTTTCTGTTTTTGAAGAAAATCAAGGACATGAACGCGCAGCTTGGGGAGATGGTGGAGATTTACGAGGCGAATGTCGATATTCCCTCTCGGGCGTTGATCCAACCCGATCAATTGACCACAAGGCAAATTCCGAAAAAGTACGCGGATGACTCGTATGTCGTCGACAAGCTCAGTCTGAAAAATCAGGTAACGGTCGTTCCTTTGTCGAAAGGCGACGTCATTACGAAAAATATTTTAAAGCCGGCGAACATGGTCCGCGATCAAAACAATCGGCTGATTACGGTGTACGCGTCGGGAAACATCATGTTTGACCAGGAACTGGAGGCGCTGGACCGCGTCGACATCATCATTTCGACGACGAAGGGCGGCCAGCCTGTAACCGAGGTGTTCATGAAAGACGTGCCCGTCGCCATGGTTGCGAAGTCGGACAACAAATTCAAAGGCGTGGCGCTGGAGCTGCCGTTCGAGGATGTGCCCAAATTCATCCATCAGCAGCACTACGCCGAACTGATGCGCATTCTAGGACGTGTCTGA
- a CDS encoding type II secretion system F family protein: MSLAILFSLAVLFGIWGMYEYLGYRSKKNEWKKKAEDWYEVKTQRKSFIVVWGDCFDQKPYAQEIGKKLKKANIPLTPSEFFAGMFVGTMGLGFFLHSVVAIPAPYNFMAGGASMYVIQKAVFFARRHKYLERLNDQLSEVCRLLANSLRAGLTLTQGIAIVAKELNAPAGEEFKRMSRELALGVSFDRALLEMEKRIPTRDFRIFAATLLIQRRAGGNLSEVLQEMAETMEERRLVSQEIKTMTAEQRYVSYLVPIMPVALVLMMNMINKGFIDPLFTPMGLVLLGLFLIGTLLSYILVKKVTNIKV; this comes from the coding sequence GTGAGCCTAGCTATTCTGTTTAGTCTGGCGGTGCTGTTCGGAATTTGGGGCATGTACGAATACCTCGGATACCGCTCGAAGAAAAACGAGTGGAAAAAGAAAGCGGAAGACTGGTACGAGGTAAAGACTCAGCGCAAAAGCTTCATCGTCGTCTGGGGCGACTGCTTCGACCAGAAGCCGTACGCTCAGGAGATCGGCAAAAAGCTGAAAAAAGCCAACATTCCGCTGACCCCTTCCGAATTTTTCGCGGGCATGTTCGTCGGCACGATGGGGCTTGGGTTTTTCCTGCACAGTGTAGTGGCGATTCCGGCTCCCTACAACTTCATGGCGGGCGGAGCTTCGATGTATGTCATCCAGAAAGCCGTCTTTTTTGCCCGGCGCCACAAATATTTGGAGAGATTGAACGATCAGCTCTCGGAGGTGTGCCGCCTGCTTGCCAACTCGTTGCGCGCAGGGCTGACGCTGACCCAGGGGATCGCGATTGTGGCCAAAGAGCTGAATGCTCCAGCCGGAGAAGAGTTCAAGCGGATGTCGCGGGAGCTGGCGCTTGGCGTCAGTTTTGACCGGGCGCTGCTGGAGATGGAAAAACGGATTCCGACGCGCGATTTCCGCATTTTCGCGGCGACGCTGCTCATCCAGCGCAGGGCAGGGGGCAACCTGAGCGAAGTGCTGCAGGAGATGGCCGAGACGATGGAGGAGCGCCGCCTCGTCTCGCAGGAAATCAAGACGATGACTGCCGAGCAGCGCTACGTCTCGTATCTTGTCCCGATCATGCCCGTCGCCCTGGTGCTGATGATGAACATGATTAACAAAGGCTTTATCGATCCGCTGTTTACGCCGATGGGGCTGGTGCTGCTCGGACTGTTTTTGATCGGAACGCTTTTGTCCTACATCCTGGTAAAAAAAGTGACCAACATAAAGGTGTGA
- the tnpC gene encoding IS66 family transposase, whose translation MEHLQDRCLELEQQNAELMAKLKWYEEQFRLAQQKRFGASSEKTHPDQLELNLFNEAEVLATPAAQEPDVETVTYSRKKSAGRKSKLDQFPVETVLYELPETEQVCACCGGPLHEMSTETRNEITVIPAEVKVVRHVRQVYACRRCEREEIRTPIVTAPMPEPVYPGSLASPSSMAYVMTQKYVDSQPLYRQEQQFARMGLTISRQTLANWMIYGAEQWLSLLTDRMQEHLLNQDILHADETTLQVLREPGRSAETQSYLWLYRTGRMGPPIVLYDYRTTRGGEHPRNFLTGFGGYLHVDGYAGYHKVKDVTLVGCWAHARRKFDEALKALPASQDKNETAAQQGLQFCNQLFAIERELKDVTPEERYTVRMERSKPILDAYLAWLRQQRPRTLPKSLLGQAIAYSLNQWDKLTAFLQDGRLEIDNNRSERSMKPFVIGRKNWLFANTPRGAKASAIIYSVIETAKENGLNPFKYLTYLFEQLPQLPDLKNPETLDSLLPWSPSLPLTCNVFNS comes from the coding sequence ATGGAACATCTGCAGGACCGTTGCCTCGAACTGGAGCAGCAAAACGCCGAGCTCATGGCCAAACTCAAATGGTACGAGGAGCAGTTCCGACTGGCCCAGCAAAAACGTTTCGGTGCCTCCAGCGAGAAGACGCATCCGGATCAACTGGAGCTGAACCTGTTCAACGAAGCCGAAGTGCTGGCGACTCCTGCCGCTCAGGAACCGGATGTAGAAACGGTTACGTACAGCCGTAAAAAGTCTGCTGGCCGCAAATCCAAGCTGGACCAGTTCCCCGTGGAAACGGTCCTCTATGAACTGCCGGAAACGGAGCAAGTTTGCGCATGCTGCGGAGGTCCTCTCCACGAGATGAGTACCGAGACCCGTAACGAAATCACGGTCATCCCGGCAGAAGTGAAAGTCGTGCGTCATGTTCGCCAGGTGTATGCTTGCCGCCGCTGTGAACGAGAGGAAATTCGCACACCCATCGTCACGGCTCCGATGCCAGAGCCTGTCTACCCCGGAAGCCTCGCTTCTCCTTCGAGTATGGCGTATGTCATGACGCAGAAGTACGTGGACAGCCAACCGTTGTACAGACAGGAGCAGCAGTTTGCCCGCATGGGTCTGACGATCTCGCGGCAGACGCTGGCGAATTGGATGATCTACGGGGCAGAGCAGTGGCTCTCCCTGCTGACAGACCGCATGCAGGAGCATCTGCTGAACCAGGATATTCTGCACGCCGACGAAACGACGCTGCAGGTATTGCGCGAGCCTGGCCGATCCGCAGAGACGCAGTCCTATTTGTGGTTGTACCGGACAGGCCGCATGGGTCCGCCCATCGTGCTCTACGATTACCGGACAACGCGCGGCGGTGAGCATCCCCGGAACTTTCTGACGGGGTTTGGCGGCTATCTTCACGTGGACGGCTATGCCGGTTACCACAAGGTGAAGGATGTCACCCTCGTTGGATGCTGGGCACATGCGCGTCGCAAGTTTGACGAGGCGTTGAAGGCGCTGCCCGCCTCCCAAGACAAAAACGAAACAGCAGCTCAGCAAGGGCTTCAGTTCTGCAACCAGCTCTTTGCCATTGAGCGGGAACTGAAGGACGTGACACCAGAGGAACGCTATACCGTCCGAATGGAGCGAAGCAAGCCCATTTTGGACGCTTATTTGGCATGGTTGCGTCAGCAACGCCCCCGAACGCTTCCCAAAAGTCTGCTGGGGCAGGCGATTGCCTACAGCCTGAATCAGTGGGACAAGCTGACGGCGTTTTTGCAGGATGGGCGGCTCGAGATTGACAACAACCGCAGCGAGCGGTCGATGAAGCCGTTTGTGATCGGACGAAAGAATTGGCTGTTCGCCAATACGCCTCGCGGTGCAAAGGCGAGCGCAATCATCTACAGTGTCATCGAAACAGCAAAGGAGAATGGACTGAACCCGTTCAAGTACTTGACGTACCTATTCGAACAACTCCCACAGCTTCCCGATCTGAAAAATCCAGAAACCCTGGATAGTTTGCTGCCTTGGTCGCCGTCGTTACCGCTAACTTGCAACGTGTTCAACTCTTGA
- a CDS encoding type II secretion system F family protein, with product MDALIITCLFLFLLFFAIFLKEWYLFSVQKRTLIEHMYEVTGHRTYDVRKPETASERLVKRLLRYGDDYAVLGQRFNFFSESHEVEDWLLKAGRPLDLTVARFQGVKIVLTLLGIIVGALLFVLGFPFAQFGLILWPLAGYFLPILWLKKKASERQQQIRYDLPEFLDTVSVTLQAGVSLDHALREVIRFFSGPIQEEFSRFNQEIDLGVPREKAYEQLLRRNDNPEFQLLIKALIQGMRLGVPISVTFKVQADNMRRMRKELVKEKAAKASPKVTLITTLVVAPTAMLMIGGLMVLNILENAKTFTGIFK from the coding sequence ATGGATGCACTAATCATCACCTGCCTGTTTCTGTTTTTATTGTTCTTTGCCATATTTTTAAAGGAATGGTATTTGTTTTCTGTGCAAAAACGCACGCTGATCGAGCATATGTACGAAGTGACGGGTCATCGGACGTACGATGTGCGCAAGCCGGAAACCGCCTCGGAACGACTGGTCAAGCGGCTGCTGCGCTACGGGGATGACTATGCGGTCCTGGGCCAGCGCTTCAATTTTTTCAGCGAATCGCACGAAGTGGAGGACTGGCTGCTCAAGGCGGGCCGCCCGCTCGATCTGACGGTAGCCCGCTTTCAAGGGGTAAAAATCGTGCTGACGCTGCTCGGCATCATCGTCGGGGCGCTGCTGTTCGTCCTGGGCTTTCCCTTCGCCCAGTTCGGGCTGATTCTGTGGCCGCTGGCCGGCTATTTTTTGCCGATCCTCTGGCTGAAGAAAAAGGCGAGCGAGCGCCAGCAGCAAATTCGCTACGATCTGCCCGAATTTCTCGACACCGTCAGCGTGACGCTACAGGCCGGGGTCAGCCTCGATCATGCCCTGCGCGAAGTCATTCGCTTTTTCAGCGGACCGATCCAGGAAGAGTTCTCGCGCTTCAACCAGGAGATCGACCTCGGCGTGCCGCGGGAAAAAGCGTATGAGCAACTGCTGCGGCGCAACGACAACCCGGAATTTCAACTGTTGATTAAAGCGCTGATTCAAGGGATGCGCCTGGGAGTGCCGATCTCGGTGACGTTCAAGGTGCAGGCGGACAACATGCGGCGAATGCGCAAAGAGCTGGTCAAGGAAAAGGCCGCGAAAGCCTCGCCAAAAGTGACGCTGATTACCACGCTCGTCGTCGCTCCGACCGCCATGCTGATGATCGGCGGCCTGATGGTGCTGAACATTTTGGAAAATGCCAAGACGTTTACCGGAATTTTTAAATGA